One Phyllostomus discolor isolate MPI-MPIP mPhyDis1 chromosome 10, mPhyDis1.pri.v3, whole genome shotgun sequence genomic window carries:
- the YKT6 gene encoding synaptobrevin homolog YKT6 codes for MKLYCLSVLYKGEPKAALLKAASDVSSFSFFQRSSVQEFMTFTSQLIVERSAKGSRASVKEQDYLCHVYVRHDGLAGVVIADGEYPSRVAFTLLEKVLDDFSRQVDRTDWPVGSPATISYAALDGYLSTYQNPREADPMSKVQAELDETKIILHNTMESLLERGEKIDDLVSKSEVLGIHSKAFYKTARKQNSCCAVM; via the exons ATGAAGCTGTACTGCCTGAGCGTCCTCTACAAAGGCGAGCCCAAGGCGGCGCTGCTCAAGGCCGCCTCCGACGTGTCGTCCTTCAGCTTCTTCCAGCGGTCCAG TGTTCAGGAGTTCATGACCTTCACAAGCCAGCTGATTGTGGAGCGCTCGGCGAAAGGCAGCAGAGCTTCTGTCAAAGAACAAG ACTACCTGTGCCACGTTTACGTGCGCCACGACGGCCTGGCAGGCGTGGTCATTGCCGACGGCGAGTATCCCTCCCGGGTGGCCTTCACCTTGCTGGAGAAG GTGCTGGATGATTTCTCCAGGCAGGTCGACAGGACCGACTGGCCAGTTGGCTCCCCTGCTACCATCAGCTACGCGGCACTGGACGGCTACCTGAGCACATACCAG AATCCCCGGGAGGCCGACCCCATGAGTAAAGTGCAGGCTGAGCTAGACGAGACCAAGATCATCCTG CACAACACCATGGAGTCCTTGCTGGAGCGCGGGGAGAAGATCGACGACCTGGTGTCCAAGTCCGAAGTGCTGGGGATCCACTCGAAAGCCTTCTACAAAACG GCCCGCAAGCAAAACTCGTGCTGTGCAGTCATGTGA